CCCGGGCCATTCACAATACATCCCATGACGGCTAACGATAAATTTTCTACCCCTTGGTACTGCTGACGCCAAACAGGCATGCGTATTTTAATATAAGCTTCTATTTCATTCGCTAACTGTTGGAAATAGGTACTGGTGGTACGGCCACAACCCGGGCAAGCCGAAACCGAGGGCGTAAAAGCACGAAGACCCATCGATTGCAGAATTTGTTGGCAGACTTTCACTTCATGCATTCGGTCGCCGCCTGGCTCGGGTGTCAGCGACGCACGAATCGTGTCACCAATCCCTTCCTGCAACAAAACCGCCAAGGCCGCTGTGCTAGCCACAACCCCTTTGGAACCCATACCGGCTTCCGTCAAACCCAAGTGAATCGCATAATTACAACGCTTGGCGAGCATCCGATGGATGGCAATCAGATCCTGAACACGACTGACTTTACACGATAAAACAATGCGATTAGCCGGTAGGCCTATTTTTTCAGCTAAAGCCGCACTGGTTAATGCGGATAAGACTAGCGTCTCACGCAATACTTCATTAGCGGACAGTGGGTGCAATGCCTGCGCATTTTTATCCATTTGTCTGGCACTCAGATCGTGATCCAAACTCCCCCAATTCACACCGATGCGAACCGCTTTATTGTGCTTTAGCGCTATTTCGATGAGTTGAGTAAATTGGATATCACGTTTTTCACCATAACCTACATTCCCGGGGTTAATACGGTATTTATCTAAGGCTTCTGCACAAG
This is a stretch of genomic DNA from Candidatus Rickettsiella viridis. It encodes these proteins:
- the ispG gene encoding flavodoxin-dependent (E)-4-hydroxy-3-methylbut-2-enyl-diphosphate synthase, which gives rise to MIHEDCELSGNTAENPISKSIKRRISTAVKVGSVLVGGGAPIVVQSMTNTDTANAPATVQQIIELAIAGSEMVRITVNTEEAAQQVPFIRDRVRAAGCSVPLIGDFHYNGHRLLRDYPACAEALDKYRINPGNVGYGEKRDIQFTQLIEIALKHNKAVRIGVNWGSLDHDLSARQMDKNAQALHPLSANEVLRETLVLSALTSAALAEKIGLPANRIVLSCKVSRVQDLIAIHRMLAKRCNYAIHLGLTEAGMGSKGVVASTAALAVLLQEGIGDTIRASLTPEPGGDRMHEVKVCQQILQSMGLRAFTPSVSACPGCGRTTSTYFQQLANEIEAYIKIRMPVWRQQYQGVENLSLAVMGCIVNGPGESKHANIGISLPGTGENPIAPVFEDGRKTATLRGDDIANQFQKIVEAYIETHYLKLNAHKIASE